Proteins co-encoded in one Erwinia sp. genomic window:
- a CDS encoding hypothetical protein (ID:JIFNMEKO_02038;~source:Prodigal:2.6), whose protein sequence is MDLETLLVQSRRGQNIAPAHWLATLRMTHLLIPRDLTHTACDASKFGGINAGMTIIPVFTSPGEWRRVSQSQGEIRLISGMELLILSSGNAIYINPGSSTGRFFSGEEVKAICAEEQQIEQQTLCGNSAIRISAHSAPPEAMIAELCQCFRLHHTVRAAYLAWVREIAEETPTLLIAIASEACDQRLIQQVGELAVSFMPDDEAVDVYLMGDESTGIDHLIMTHLTPFYQRRWGSFLREYQHG, encoded by the coding sequence ATGGATCTGGAAACACTTCTGGTACAAAGCAGACGGGGTCAGAACATTGCCCCGGCTCACTGGTTGGCGACATTGCGCATGACACATTTGCTGATACCTCGCGATCTGACGCATACTGCCTGCGACGCGTCTAAATTTGGCGGTATAAATGCCGGGATGACAATCATACCGGTGTTCACGTCGCCTGGAGAGTGGCGTCGCGTTTCACAGTCACAGGGGGAGATCAGGTTGATTTCAGGCATGGAGCTACTCATCCTGAGCAGCGGCAATGCGATTTACATCAATCCTGGCTCTTCAACCGGACGTTTTTTTTCAGGTGAAGAAGTAAAGGCAATTTGTGCCGAAGAGCAACAGATTGAACAACAGACCCTCTGCGGAAACAGTGCAATACGCATTTCAGCTCATAGCGCTCCTCCTGAAGCGATGATCGCCGAGCTTTGTCAATGTTTCAGGCTACACCACACGGTGCGTGCCGCTTATCTGGCTTGGGTGCGGGAAATCGCAGAAGAGACACCAACTCTGTTGATTGCTATTGCCAGTGAGGCGTGTGACCAACGACTGATTCAGCAAGTTGGTGAGCTGGCAGTCTCCTTCATGCCCGATGATGAAGCCGTTGATGTGTATTTGATGGGGGATGAGTCAACAGGTATTGATCACCTGATCATGACCCATCTCACGCCTTTCTACCAGCGTCGCTGGGGAAGTTTTTTGCGTGAGTATCAGCATGGATAA
- the pepB gene encoding Peptidase B (ID:JIFNMEKO_02039;~source:Prodigal:2.6) — protein MSQNPMKVSLSADKANECWGSDAILSCHNEQMLIHAGTIPSLSVIQNAARRLDAQGIHHVALQGEWSGEQCWAFWQGFRGAKGERTVLWPELPEAQSEQLQARMTCIDWVRHTINLPAEELGPEQLAQRAIDLLAAVAGESVSYRITKGDDLRQQGYLGLHTVGRGSSRTPALLALDYNPGGDETAPVFACLVGKGITFDTGGYSLKPSDFMESMKSDMGGAATLTGALALAIASGLKKRVRLYLCCADNMVSGNSFRLGDIIRYRNGKTVEVMNTDAEGRLVLADGLIDASEQQPELLIDAATLTGAAKIALGNDYHALFSFDDGLAQAMLKSAEEENEPFWRLPLAEFHRRQLPSGFADLNNVAAPAHTAGASTAAAFLSYFVKEYQKGWIHIDCSATYRKSAVEGWAVGATGIGVRTIANLLLHASEK, from the coding sequence ATGTCACAAAACCCAATGAAAGTGAGCCTCTCTGCCGATAAAGCGAATGAATGCTGGGGCAGTGATGCCATTTTGAGTTGTCACAATGAACAAATGCTGATTCATGCGGGTACTATCCCGTCGCTGTCCGTGATACAAAATGCCGCACGTCGTCTTGATGCTCAGGGGATCCACCACGTTGCCCTACAAGGGGAGTGGTCAGGTGAGCAGTGCTGGGCATTCTGGCAAGGTTTTCGCGGTGCCAAAGGTGAAAGAACCGTTCTCTGGCCCGAACTCCCTGAAGCGCAGAGTGAACAATTACAGGCGCGCATGACCTGTATTGACTGGGTGCGTCATACTATCAATCTTCCTGCCGAAGAGTTGGGCCCAGAGCAGCTGGCTCAGCGCGCTATCGATCTGCTTGCGGCTGTCGCTGGCGAGTCGGTGAGCTACAGAATTACCAAAGGTGATGATTTACGACAACAGGGCTATCTCGGCCTGCATACTGTCGGACGGGGCTCCAGCCGAACTCCTGCATTACTGGCACTGGATTACAATCCAGGTGGAGATGAAACAGCGCCCGTTTTTGCTTGTCTGGTGGGAAAAGGTATTACTTTTGATACCGGTGGATACAGCCTGAAACCAAGTGATTTCATGGAATCAATGAAATCAGATATGGGTGGGGCAGCTACCCTGACGGGAGCATTAGCGCTTGCTATTGCTTCGGGTCTGAAAAAACGTGTCCGTCTCTACTTATGTTGTGCAGACAATATGGTGAGCGGTAATTCTTTCCGGCTCGGGGATATTATCCGCTATCGGAATGGAAAAACTGTCGAGGTGATGAATACCGATGCGGAAGGTCGCCTGGTGTTGGCTGACGGCTTAATTGATGCCAGCGAACAACAACCTGAATTATTAATCGATGCAGCAACACTAACGGGGGCGGCAAAAATTGCCCTGGGCAATGATTATCATGCGCTATTCAGCTTCGACGATGGTTTAGCTCAGGCGATGCTGAAAAGTGCAGAAGAGGAAAATGAACCTTTCTGGCGACTGCCGCTGGCTGAGTTCCATCGTCGTCAGTTGCCGTCAGGGTTTGCTGATTTGAATAATGTAGCTGCTCCTGCACATACGGCCGGAGCCAGCACTGCAGCGGCATTCCTCTCTTACTTTGTGAAAGAGTATCAAAAAGGGTGGATCCATATCGATTGTTCTGCAACTTACCGCAAAAGCGCTGTAGAGGGATGGGCAGTGGGTGCGACCGGTATAGGAGTACGTACCATTGCCAATCTACTGTTGCACGCGAGTGAAAAATAA
- the iscS gene encoding Cysteine desulfurase IscS (ID:JIFNMEKO_02040;~source:Prodigal:2.6) — protein sequence MKLPIYLDYAATTPVDPRVAEKMFRYLTLDGVFGNAASRSHRYGWQAEEAVDVARNQVADLINADPREIIFTSGATESDNLAIKGIAQQFSSKGRHIVTCSTEHKAVLDSCYELEKQGFDVTYLAPQQNGLLDPETVAAALRDDTILVSVMHVNNETGVIQDIAAIGNLCRARQIVFHVDATQSVGKIPVDLAELPVDLLSFSAHKLYGPKGIGGLFVRRQESIRPLAQMHGGGHERGMRSGTLPVHQIVGMGEAYRIAREESAPEYQRLRILRQRLWNGLQKIDGLQLNGHETQTIPGILNVSIAQVDSESLMMALKDLALSSGSACNSATLSPSYVLTAMGLDEPRAYAALRFSFGRFTTEEEIDYALALFTKKATELRE from the coding sequence ATGAAGTTACCCATCTATCTTGATTATGCTGCCACCACCCCTGTTGATCCCCGTGTTGCTGAAAAAATGTTCCGCTACCTTACCCTCGATGGCGTGTTTGGCAATGCAGCATCGCGCTCCCATCGTTATGGTTGGCAAGCCGAGGAAGCTGTGGATGTGGCGCGAAATCAGGTGGCAGACCTGATTAACGCTGATCCCCGTGAAATCATCTTTACTTCTGGCGCAACAGAATCAGATAACCTGGCTATCAAAGGTATCGCGCAGCAATTTTCCAGCAAAGGTCGGCATATTGTTACCTGCAGTACCGAACATAAAGCGGTGCTGGACAGCTGTTATGAGCTTGAGAAGCAAGGTTTTGACGTCACTTATCTTGCACCACAACAAAATGGACTGCTTGATCCTGAGACTGTTGCTGCAGCGCTACGCGATGACACTATTCTGGTTTCTGTCATGCATGTGAACAATGAAACGGGCGTTATTCAGGATATTGCAGCCATTGGCAACCTTTGTCGGGCACGGCAGATCGTTTTTCATGTTGATGCAACACAAAGCGTTGGTAAAATTCCGGTGGATCTGGCTGAGCTTCCTGTTGATTTACTCTCGTTTTCCGCACATAAGCTTTACGGTCCCAAAGGTATCGGCGGATTGTTTGTACGGCGTCAGGAGAGCATTCGCCCTTTGGCTCAAATGCACGGGGGAGGCCACGAACGAGGAATGCGTTCCGGAACACTGCCAGTACACCAGATTGTGGGAATGGGGGAAGCTTATCGTATTGCACGCGAGGAGTCAGCGCCGGAATATCAGCGTTTGCGTATCTTGCGTCAGCGTTTGTGGAACGGTCTGCAGAAAATTGATGGTCTGCAGCTGAACGGCCATGAGACTCAGACTATCCCTGGCATTTTAAATGTATCAATTGCACAAGTCGACAGCGAGTCGTTGATGATGGCGCTGAAAGACCTTGCATTATCATCAGGCTCTGCATGTAATTCCGCTACACTGTCTCCCTCCTATGTGCTGACAGCAATGGGGCTTGATGAGCCGCGGGCGTATGCTGCATTGCGCTTCTCATTTGGGCGTTTCACCACGGAAGAAGAAATTGATTATGCTCTCGCACTGTTCACAAAAAAAGCCACTGAATTACGTGAATAA
- the iscR gene encoding HTH-type transcriptional regulator IscR (ID:JIFNMEKO_02041;~source:Prodigal:2.6), which yields MRLTSKGRYAVTAMLDVALHSHQGPVPLADISERQGISLSYLEQLFSRLRRNGLVASVRGPGGGYLLGKEASAIAVGAVITAVDESVDATKCQGREGCQGGERCLTHVLWRDLSVRISEFLNDISLAELVNNKEILDVADRQDNAEKQRLSGGRGHEMINVNLHA from the coding sequence ATGAGACTGACATCCAAAGGCCGTTATGCGGTTACCGCTATGCTCGACGTTGCCCTGCATTCACATCAGGGACCAGTACCCTTAGCTGATATCTCTGAGCGCCAGGGGATTTCCCTCTCCTACCTCGAACAGTTGTTTTCCCGTTTACGGAGAAACGGTCTGGTGGCCAGTGTACGAGGTCCAGGTGGTGGTTATCTGCTGGGTAAAGAAGCCTCAGCTATCGCGGTTGGCGCAGTAATTACTGCGGTGGATGAGTCAGTGGATGCCACGAAATGTCAGGGAAGAGAGGGATGCCAGGGCGGAGAACGCTGCCTGACTCATGTACTGTGGCGCGATTTGAGTGTGCGGATCAGTGAGTTCCTCAATGATATTTCACTGGCTGAATTGGTTAATAACAAAGAGATTCTCGATGTGGCTGACCGCCAAGATAATGCCGAAAAACAGCGGCTCTCTGGTGGACGAGGCCATGAAATGATCAATGTGAATCTTCACGCCTGA
- the trmJ gene encoding tRNA (cytidine/uridine-2'-O-)-methyltransferase TrmJ (ID:JIFNMEKO_02042;~source:Prodigal:2.6): MLQNIRIVLVETSHTGNMGSVARAMKTMGLTQLYLVNPLVKPDSQAIALAAGASDIIGDAKIVTTLDEAIAECGLVVGTSARSRSLPWPMLDPRECGVKSVEEACQTPVALVFGRERVGLTNDELQKCHYHVAIPANPDYSSLNLAMAVQLIAYEVRMAYLQNVESDAPVFQPSPYPLVDDLEHFYQHMEQMLLASGFIREGSPGQVMSKLRRLYTRARPERDELNILRGMLSSLEKPKNERGD; this comes from the coding sequence ATGCTGCAAAATATAAGAATTGTGCTGGTTGAAACCTCCCACACGGGCAATATGGGTTCTGTCGCCCGGGCGATGAAAACGATGGGGCTTACTCAGCTTTATCTGGTTAACCCGCTGGTTAAACCCGATTCGCAGGCCATTGCGCTGGCGGCTGGTGCCAGCGATATCATCGGTGATGCGAAGATTGTCACCACGCTGGACGAAGCTATCGCAGAGTGTGGTTTAGTGGTAGGAACCAGTGCTCGTTCGCGATCTTTGCCCTGGCCGATGCTCGATCCACGAGAGTGTGGAGTGAAAAGCGTCGAAGAGGCCTGCCAAACTCCGGTGGCGCTGGTGTTTGGCCGGGAACGCGTCGGACTGACCAATGACGAATTACAAAAATGTCATTATCATGTGGCGATACCGGCTAATCCGGATTATAGCTCACTGAATCTTGCCATGGCGGTACAGCTTATTGCGTATGAAGTGCGTATGGCATATCTGCAAAATGTGGAATCTGATGCCCCGGTATTCCAGCCATCACCCTATCCACTGGTTGACGATTTGGAGCATTTTTATCAGCATATGGAGCAAATGTTGCTGGCCAGTGGTTTCATTCGTGAAGGGAGTCCTGGTCAGGTAATGAGCAAGTTGAGACGTTTGTACACTCGGGCCAGACCCGAACGTGATGAGCTTAATATTCTGCGTGGAATGCTTTCGTCACTGGAAAAACCGAAAAATGAACGAGGTGATTAA
- the suhB_2 gene encoding Inositol-1-monophosphatase (ID:JIFNMEKO_02043;~source:Prodigal:2.6) — protein sequence MHPMLNIAVRAARKAGNLIAKNYETPDAVEASQKGSNDFVTNVDHEAERLIIEVIRKSYPQHTIITEESGELAGEDDSVQWVIDPLDGTTNFIKRLPHFAVSIAVRIKGRTEVAVVYDPMRNELFTAVRGQGAQLNGYRLRGSTARDLNGTVLATGFPFKVKQHAATYITLLGKLFTQCADFRRTGSAALDLAYVAAGRVDGFFEIGLKPWDFAGGELLVREAGGLVTDFVGAHGYLTSGNIVAGNPRVVKGILATVRDELSEALKR from the coding sequence ATGCATCCGATGCTCAACATCGCCGTACGCGCTGCGCGTAAGGCCGGTAATTTGATTGCTAAAAACTACGAAACGCCGGACGCTGTCGAAGCAAGCCAAAAAGGCAGCAACGATTTTGTCACCAACGTCGACCATGAAGCAGAGCGCCTTATTATTGAAGTAATCCGCAAGTCGTATCCCCAACACACCATTATTACTGAAGAAAGTGGTGAGCTGGCAGGAGAAGATGACAGTGTTCAATGGGTAATCGATCCTCTGGATGGCACCACCAATTTTATCAAACGTCTTCCTCACTTTGCTGTTTCTATCGCAGTTCGCATCAAAGGTCGTACAGAAGTAGCCGTGGTCTATGACCCAATGCGTAATGAGTTATTTACTGCTGTACGCGGACAAGGTGCTCAACTTAATGGCTATCGTCTGCGTGGCAGCACAGCTCGTGATCTTAACGGCACGGTTCTCGCCACTGGCTTCCCTTTCAAAGTCAAACAACACGCTGCAACCTACATTACCCTGCTTGGTAAGCTGTTTACCCAGTGCGCCGATTTCCGCCGCACCGGCTCAGCTGCACTCGATCTGGCCTATGTCGCCGCAGGTCGCGTCGATGGCTTTTTTGAAATTGGTCTTAAACCGTGGGATTTTGCGGGTGGTGAACTGCTGGTGCGTGAAGCCGGAGGACTGGTGACTGACTTCGTTGGTGCGCACGGTTACCTGACCTCAGGCAATATTGTGGCGGGTAATCCTCGGGTGGTAAAAGGTATTCTGGCGACTGTACGCGATGAGTTAAGCGAAGCACTGAAGCGCTGA
- a CDS encoding hypothetical protein (ID:JIFNMEKO_02044;~source:Prodigal:2.6): protein MSLIFTPPGRLRKFMALSPLYCLILLLLCGGWVLWSCWPQILFASIQLQKVLHQQMAALLQQVSSQPQQAGVMLVGFSLLYGVLHALGPGHGKIIITTFLATHPTKLKTSIKLTLAAAIVQGGGAILLVTGILVIFNLSSRQLHLSSYWLEKGSYLVIVILGIWLCIRAVRKTYHQFVFQKTNSFRAFTPLTHQHSEHCGCGHQHVPDQASLEQAVGLKAKLMVVLAMGMRPCSGAIMMLLFSKVAGVYWWGIVAALAMAAGTAITVSAMGILVHFSRQLAVKLASSHAISQRKGFGWPMLSFIAGILLIGAGVILWCSAQPEVGNGIRPLFLR, encoded by the coding sequence ATGTCATTAATTTTCACGCCACCGGGGCGTCTGCGCAAATTTATGGCGTTGTCGCCTCTCTATTGCCTGATATTACTACTGCTGTGCGGGGGCTGGGTGCTCTGGTCCTGTTGGCCACAAATTCTGTTTGCCAGTATCCAGTTACAAAAGGTTTTGCATCAGCAAATGGCAGCATTGTTGCAGCAGGTATCCAGCCAGCCTCAACAGGCCGGAGTGATGCTGGTGGGTTTCAGTTTGCTGTATGGCGTATTACACGCGCTGGGCCCAGGGCACGGTAAAATAATTATTACAACATTTTTAGCGACCCATCCGACCAAACTTAAGACGAGTATTAAGCTAACGCTGGCAGCGGCGATCGTCCAGGGGGGTGGGGCTATCTTGCTGGTTACCGGTATTCTGGTGATTTTTAATCTCTCTTCCCGACAGTTACATCTCAGTAGCTACTGGCTGGAGAAGGGCAGTTACTTAGTGATTGTTATCCTGGGTATCTGGCTGTGTATTCGTGCAGTGAGAAAGACTTATCACCAGTTTGTCTTTCAGAAAACCAATTCATTTCGTGCTTTTACGCCGTTGACGCACCAGCATTCAGAACATTGTGGTTGTGGTCATCAGCATGTGCCGGATCAGGCAAGTCTTGAGCAGGCAGTGGGCCTGAAAGCTAAACTGATGGTTGTACTGGCAATGGGAATGAGGCCCTGCTCAGGGGCGATAATGATGTTACTGTTTTCTAAAGTAGCAGGTGTCTATTGGTGGGGCATCGTTGCTGCACTGGCGATGGCGGCAGGAACAGCGATAACAGTTTCAGCAATGGGTATACTCGTGCATTTTTCCCGGCAATTGGCAGTGAAACTGGCATCATCTCATGCAATCTCTCAGAGGAAAGGTTTTGGCTGGCCGATGCTCTCTTTTATCGCTGGTATTCTGTTAATCGGGGCGGGGGTTATATTGTGGTGCAGTGCTCAACCTGAGGTGGGTAATGGTATCCGACCTCTGTTTTTGCGCTAG
- a CDS encoding hypothetical protein (ID:JIFNMEKO_02045;~source:Prodigal:2.6) — protein MNGILLLARHLLRPALAGALALLFSHVAVAHPHSFIDMQATLVTQDDALTGLKMRWVMDEITSADLLYDAGKAAPGSVTWKKLAAEVMANVLGQHYFSEFWHQGKPVKFDNLPPEYHLSREGNKAVLTFVLPLSKPQPLANQRYQWSTFDPTYFVDMYYDSQHSLHLPDSLEGRCKLTLNTPKPDASMQAYALSLDKADAPPEEMDLGRQFAQTVILECH, from the coding sequence ATGAACGGCATACTTCTTCTGGCTCGGCATCTGTTAAGACCTGCATTGGCAGGAGCGCTTGCATTGCTCTTCAGCCACGTTGCTGTCGCGCATCCCCATAGTTTCATCGATATGCAGGCGACACTGGTAACTCAGGATGATGCATTGACCGGACTGAAAATGCGTTGGGTAATGGATGAAATCACATCCGCTGACCTGCTTTATGATGCTGGTAAAGCGGCACCTGGGTCAGTAACGTGGAAAAAACTGGCCGCTGAGGTGATGGCTAATGTGCTGGGCCAGCACTATTTCAGTGAGTTCTGGCATCAGGGTAAGCCGGTAAAGTTTGATAATCTGCCCCCCGAATATCATCTTTCACGTGAAGGTAACAAGGCCGTGCTGACCTTTGTGTTACCTCTCAGTAAACCGCAGCCCTTAGCCAATCAGCGTTATCAGTGGTCAACATTTGATCCCACATATTTCGTGGATATGTATTATGACTCGCAGCATTCACTACACCTCCCGGATTCGCTTGAAGGTCGCTGCAAGCTCACCCTCAATACGCCAAAACCGGATGCTTCAATGCAGGCCTATGCATTATCGCTGGATAAAGCGGATGCCCCTCCTGAAGAGATGGATCTTGGTCGGCAATTTGCACAAACGGTAATTCTGGAATGTCATTAA